TCGGTCTCAGCCTTCAGATCAGGACGGCTGTGCTGCACCATGTTCACCATGGAGTCGATCATCATCGACATGGCTACAGGAACGGAGGACACAGAAGACTGGAAGCCCTGATTCGATCCCGGCTGGCTGTTGGTGGGTTGACGAAGGATGGGCATGATTCAAAAGCTGGCGTTTCAGGGGACGAAATCTCCCTGGATTCACCGATTGGGTCCAGACGATTTAGGCGTCAATCATGACGGACTGATCCGGCCGTGAGGGCCGGATCAGTACAAGCTTTAAGCGTTCGCAATAAAAAGAATGCGGCCACCCTGGGCTTGGATGCTTTGGATGGTTTTCGATAAGGAGCCGTAGCTCACAACCGAACGCTGCGCAGAGCGACGCACGCTTCCCAGCTGCAGCCGGGAGGTCCAGGAAATGGTGAAGCGTTCACCACCACCCACGACCTTGCGGGCACCGGCTGCGGTGGGGTTGGTCGAAGAAGCGACGCTCGTTTGCAAGACGGAAGCGCCATTGGTATCAAACCCGGCGTATCCCGGATCCATGGCTTGGGTGCGCTGGTATGCCAAAGTGCTTTCTCCCACAACGCTTGTCGCTGTACGAGCAAAGGGAACACCGTCGATACCGAAATTGTTCAGGTATTCATCGCTGTAGATGTAGCTCGCGATCTCCGCTTCAAAACCCTGGTCGGCGAGGCGACGAACGTGCTCGCTGACTTCGGCTTGATCGCGAGGTGGACGGCCCAGCAAGTGCTTGAAATTCAGCTCGACGAATCGGTAGGGGCTGTTGGTTTCCAAATAGAGGCGGCGGTACGTCTCCGACTGGGCAAGAGCTGTGACCAAACCCTGCACGGTCAGGTCGCCATTCATGAACAGCGCCTCGATCGAGGGCTGAACGTCAAGCTCCATCAGGTAGCGGTTGCCGAAAACTTGGCGGTAGGCGGCACGGAGAACGTCGTCGGCTTGGCTGCGGTCTTGATTGGCTGGGCAGGTGAGTGTGGCGGTTGTCATGGGTTGAGGGAAATGCGAAAGAGGAGGTCTCCATCTCCATTGACAGGGATGGAGACCCTCTTGTCAGAACATGGCTAGGGGATAGAGACGAGCAGCGATCACATCACTTCGGTGATGGTGACGATCCGGCCGCCGCGGGCGTGGATGTACTTCATCTGACTGCTCATGTCTTTGCCCGACACCAGGTAGCTGGCATTCGGAGTGCGCTGGCGGCCGCCGCGGGGCTGAGCCTGCACCACGATGCGGAAGCGCTTGGTCGTTGCGGAGGAAGATCCTGCGACGGCGCTGTTGCGGTTGGTGCGGGTGGTGGTGGTGCGCCAGCCACTGGGGACGCTGTTGGTGGCCACTGAGGTCACCAGCGCTGAGCTGTTCAGGACCGAATCGCTGGCTGCGAAGCCCTCGGCGAGAGAGAGATGACGGTTGAAGGCAAGCTGCGAGCGACCTTGCTCACTGAGGATCCGCATGAAGGGAACCGTGTCTTCACCGAAGGTCGACTGGTATTCGGCGCTATCGAGGTAGCTGTTGATCTCAGCTTCGTAGCCGTCATTGGCCAGGATCTGGATGTGCTCACTGAGCTCGGCTTGAGAGACCGGGGCACGGCCCAGCAGGTGCTTGAAATTCAGCTCGACGAAGCGGTAGGGCGCATTAGTTTCGAAGAAGCGGCGGCTGTATTCCGGGGAGAGGGCAATGGAGCGCACGAATTCTCTGGTGCTGAGGTAGCCCTCAGCGAACTTGCTTTCGGCGGACATGACCCGTTCCGACTCCATCAGGTGGGGGTTGCCCATCACTTGGCGGTAGGTGA
This DNA window, taken from Synechococcus sp. LTW-R, encodes the following:
- a CDS encoding phycobilisome rod-core linker polypeptide, which codes for MTTATLTCPANQDRSQADDVLRAAYRQVFGNRYLMELDVQPSIEALFMNGDLTVQGLVTALAQSETYRRLYLETNSPYRFVELNFKHLLGRPPRDQAEVSEHVRRLADQGFEAEIASYIYSDEYLNNFGIDGVPFARTATSVVGESTLAYQRTQAMDPGYAGFDTNGASVLQTSVASSTNPTAAGARKVVGGGERFTISWTSRLQLGSVRRSAQRSVVSYGSLSKTIQSIQAQGGRILFIANA